In Actinomadura luteofluorescens, the sequence GAGCTCGGGATCAGCGCGATCGCCGTCGTCCCCCCGTACGGGGACGGGCGCAGCGTGACGGTGATGTCCTGCCGCTCGGCCAGCCGGGCGACGACGAACAGCCCGAGCTGGGCGCTGTCGGACGGGTCGAACTCGGGCGGGTGGGCGAGCCGCTCGTTGGCGCGGCGCAGCGCCTCCTCGGTCATCCCGAGGCCGCGGTCCTCGACCTCGATCGCGAAGCCGCTGGCGACGGCCTGGCCGCTGACCCGCACGGGCGACTGCGGCGGCGAGAACGTGGTGGCGTTCTCCACCACCTCGGCGAGCAGGTGGATGACGTCGGCGACGGCGGAGCCGAGCAGCGAGACGCGCGGCAGCGGCTGCACCCGCACGCGCGGGTAGTCCTCGACCTCGGCGACGGCGCCGCGCACCACGTCCACCAGCGGGACGGGACGGCGCCAGCCGCGTCCGGCGGTCTTGCCGGCCAGGATGACCAGGCCTTCGGCGTGCCGGCGCATGCGCGTCGCGAGGTGGTCGAGGCGGAACAGGTCCGACAGCTCCGAGGGGTCCTCGGTGCGGCGCTCCATGGTGTCGAGCAGGCTGAGCTGGCGGTGCAGCAGCGCCTGGTTGCGGCGCGCGAGGTTGACGAACACCTCGCTGATGCCGCGGCGGGCCGCGACCTCGCCCTCGGCGGCGACGAGCACGGCCTCGCGGGCGCGGTCGAACGACTCGGCGATCTGCCGGATCTCGGTGATGCGGTAGTCGAGCTCGGGGGCGGCCTCGGGTTCGACGGGGGCGCCGGCGCGGATCTGCTCGGCCAGCAGCGGCAGCCGCGTGCGGGTGAAGTCGACGACGCCGGAGGCGAGCGTGCGGCACTCCTCCAGCAGCCGCCGCGACACCCGGACCGCGAGCAGCGCCGACAGGACGATCGCGATGAGGCCGACGCCGCCGGCGAGGCCGAGGCGGGTGAAGGCGCCGATCGCGATGTGCTGCCCGTGGTCGGCGACGTCGTCGAGGACCTTGTTCTCCAGCTGGAACAGCCGGCCGTTGGCGGTGTCGGCGAGGGACCGCCAGATGGCGGGGTCGATGACCGGCGCGTGCGGGGCGTGCGCGGCGGGCTGCCCGTTGCGGGCGCCCGCGGCGGGCTGGGCACCGGCCTCGCGGGTCTTGCGCACCGCGGTGCGGGGCGGTTCGGCGCCGCGGATGACCTGGTCCTCCAGCGTCCGCAGCTGGACGAACGGCGGCGACGCCGCGAGCCGCTCGTAGCGTCCGTGGTCGTCGTGCGGCAGGTTGGGCGCGTTGTCGGCGTACAGCATCCGCTGGGCGCCGACGAGCTGCGCGAACTCCCCGCGCTCGGCGGAGGTGATGTGCCCGGCGGCCAGGGCGCCGGTGAGCAGGGCGTCCTCGCGCGACATGAACTCGCGGGCGCGGCCGAAGGAGGCGAGCGTGCGGGCGTGCGCGGTGATGGACCCGTCCCCGGGCGTGGTCGCGTTGTAGACGGCGAAGCCCGCGTCGATGATGCCGCTGTACTCGCGCAGCACGCGCTCGCGGTCGGCGACCCGCTGGTCCACGCTCTGCCGGACGCCGCGCAGCGTGTCGATCCGCTCCACGAACGCGTCCAGCCGCTCGACGACCAGGGGCAGGATCGAGCCCCGCAGGCCGCCGTCGCGCGCGCCCTCGCGGACCTTGTCGCTCGCCTCGTCGGTCGCCTGCCGCTGCGTCCGCATCACGCCGGCGTCCGTGCGGGCGCCGCCGAGTTCGGCCATCGTCAGCCGCCGCTCCTTCTGCAGCGCGTCGATGAGGTGCTGCGTGGGCAGCACGGTCTTCTCCTGGAAGTCGCGGCTCTGCAGCAGCTGGTTCGCGTCGCCGTAGGTGAAGCCCGTGAGGAACACCCAGAGCGAGGCGAGCGCCAGCAGCGGCACGAGGACCAGCAGGCTGATCCTCGCCCGGATGGAGGAGAAACGGGGGCCCATCACGGCTGGCGGACCCTGCTCACGTGTGTCGCGGTCGGCATTGGGGGGCGGGACATGCGGGGGAAACCTCCCGATGCGTGGAGTACGGGGGTGTGCGGGAGCCTACTACGTCGCGGGTTCACGATGATCGGCCTTCCGGCCGCCGGGTGCCTCGTCCTCGTCGTCCGGCCAGCTCAGCACGTGCTCCATCAGCGTGACGAGGACCTCCTTGGACGACTCGCGGCGGCGCGCGTCGCACAGCACCACCGGGACGCCGGGGTCCAGGTCGAGCGCGATGGCGATGTCGCTCGGCCGGTGCGTCCGCTCGCCGTCGAAGCAGTTCACGGCCACGACGAACGGGACGCCGCGGCGCTCGAAGTAGTCGATCGCGGGGAAGCTGCCGGTCAGCCGGCGCGTGTCGGCGAGCACGACCGCGCCGATCGCGCCCGCCGCCAGCTCGTCCCACATGAACCAGAACCGCTCCTGGCCGGGGGTGCCGAACAGGTAGAGCAGCAGCTGGTCCGACAGCGTGATCCGGCCGAAGTCCATGGCGACGGTCGTGGTCGCCTTCGCGTCGACGCCGGACACGTCGTCGACCCCGGTGCCGCGGTCGCTGAGGGGTTCCTCGGTGTGCAGCGGCCGGATCTCGCTGACCGAGCCGACCAGGGTGGTCTTGCCCGCGCCGAACCCGCCCGCGATGAGGATCTTGGTGGTGACGAGCGGCCGGGCCGCGAGGCCCGGCCGCGCGGGCGGCCGGTCAGAGCGCGCGGAGTCCATTGAGCACCTCCCTCAGCACCCCGGTCGGGGGCCGCCGGCCCTCGGCCGGGCGCGCCTCGTCCACCACCGCGACCAGGCCCTTGTCCCGCAGGTCGCCGAGCAGCACCCGCACGACGCCGATGGGCAGGCCGAGGTCGGCCGCGAGGTCGACCACCGTGACCGGCCGCGCGCAGCCCCGCAGCACCCGCGCGTGGTCGGGGCTGTAGCGCAGCCGGTCGCCCGGCGGGACGCCGGTGGCCGCGACCACCGCGATCAGCTCGAAGCCCGCGCCCTCGGGACGGGTCCGTCCCCGGGTCATCGCGTAGGGGCGTACGAGCGGCCCGGCCTCGCGGTCCAGCCAGCGCTCTCCCGGCGGGGTCATCGGTCAGAAGCCCCGCGGCGCGGACCCCCCGGCGCCTCCGAACCCCTGACCGCCCGTGTCCGTCCCGAACCTCGGGCTCGCCTGCAGGTGCTGGCCGACGCGCTTGACCAGCACCGCCATCTCGTAGGCGACCAGTCCGGCGTCGGCCTCCGCCTCCGCGAGCACGGCCAGGCAGGTGCCGTCGCCGGCCGCCGTGACGAACAGCAGCAGCGCGTCCATCTCGATGATGGTCTGCCGGACGTTGCCGCCCGCGAAGTGCCGGCCGGCGCCGCGGGCGAGGCTCTGCACGCCGGACGCCAGCGCCGACAGGTGCTCGGCGTCCTCCCGGGCGAGCTCGTTGGAGGCGGCGACGGCGAGCCCGTCACGCGACAGGATCACCGCCTGCCGCACCGTCGTGACCCGCTGGGCGAAGTCGTTGAGCAGCCAGTTCAGCTCACCGGTCACGGTGTTGTGCATCATCGGGTCCCTTCATCCCCCATGTCGGACGCGCGTCCGCGCCGCCATCCCTGCTGTATCGATGCCATCAGCGAGCGTGCCTCCTCGGGCGAGCGTGCGACTGCCCCGTTCGCGGTTCCGCCGGGCGGCGGTGGCGACGGGGGATTCTTGCGCAGTTGCGGGGCCAGGTTCCTCTGCCTGACGCGGCGGGGCAAACCGGCGTGCGTTCCGGCGGGCTGCCAGTCCTCGCCGGCGGCCTCGGCGGTGTCCTCGTCGGCGGCGCCGCCGGGGCCCTCGGCCTCCGGCGTGTGGGCGTCGTCCGACCAGGGGTTCGGGGCGGGACGCGGCGGTGCGGGCGGCATCGGCCGGGCCGGGACGCCCCACGGCGTCGCGGGCGCCGGGTCCGAGGCGGGCGCCTGGGGTCCGGTGAGCGCGGGCAGCGCGGGCGGCGCCTCCAGGTGGCCGCCGGCGCCCTCCAGGTGCCCTGGAGCGTTCCGCTGCCCGTGCCGCGGGTCGTCCGCGGGACGGGCGAGCTCGGCGGGGTCGCGGAGCGGAACGACCCCTTCGGGGACGGGCGCGGCCATGAGCATCGCCTCCCGCTCCGGTCCCCCGTCGACGGCGGTCCCCGTCAGGGCCGCGGGCGCGTCCTCGGGCCCGTGCGCGGGCGGCGGCACCCCGGCGGCCATCTCCTCGGCCGACACCACCAGCTCGTGCGGGAACAGGACGATCGCGGTCACGCCGCCGTACGGGGACCGGTGGAGCGTGACGGTGATGTCGTGGCGGGCGGCCAGCCGCGCGACGACGAACAACCCGAGCTGGTCGGTGTCGACCAGGTCGTACTCGGGCGGCTCGGCGAGCCGCCGGTTGGCCTCGGCGAGCTGCTCCGGCTTCACGCCGAGGCCCCGGTCCTCGACCTCGACCGCGTACCCGGTGCCGACCCGCTCGGCCATCACCCGCACCTCGGTGTTGGGCGGCGAGAACGCCGCCGCGTTCTCGATCAGCTCGGCCAGCAGGTGCACGACGTCGGTGACGGCCGCGCCGACCAGCCCGTCCTCGGAGTCGGTGAGCACGGTCGCGCGGGTGTAGTCCTCGATCTCCGAGACGGCGGCGCGCAGCACGTCGGCGAAGCGCACCGGCCGCCGCCAGCCGCGCCCCGGCGTCGCGCCGGACAGGATGATGAGGCTCTCGGCGTGCCGCCGCATGCGGGTGGTGAGGTGGTCGATGCGGAACAGGTCTTCCAGGTCGTCGGCTTCGGCGCGGCTCTCCAGGCCGTCCAGCAGCGTCAGCTGGCGGTGCAGGAGCGACTGGTTGCGGCGGGCGATGTTGAGGAAGATGCGGCTGACGCCCGCGCGCAGCTCGGCCTGCCCGACGGCGGCGTCGACGGCGGTCCGCTGCACCTTGGCGAACGCCTCGGCGAGCCGGGCGACCTCGGCGGTGCGGCCGGCGTCCAGGGGCGGGGCCTCCGCGGCGACGTCCACGGTCTCGTTGCGGCCGAGCCGCTCGACGATGCCGGGCAGCCGCTGCTCGGCCAGTTCCTCGGCCGATCCGCGCAGCCCGACGAGCTCGCGGACGAAGCCCCGCGCGAACCGCAGCGACAGCAGCACCGACAGCAGGATCGCCAGCAGGCCGAGGCCGCCGACGGCGGCGAGCCTCAGGTAGGCCTCGCGGCCGAGGTCGTCGGCGTGCTCCCCGGCGCGCCTGGAGTTGCCGAGCACCATCGCGTTGACCGACAGCACGAGCGGCTGCGCCGTGCGCTGCCATTCGCCGGGCTGGACGGGGATCGGCCGGCGCGGGTCGGCGTCGGCGATCCGGTCCTCCATCGCCTTGAACGTCTGGTACCGCGGGGACGCGAACACCTGCGCGGTGCCGGTCCGGTAGACGACCGGGTCGAGCAGCGAGCGCTGCTTGGTCCACTGCCAGCGCTGCTCGCCGACCATCTCCACGAACATGCGGTGCTCGGCCGCCGTCATCCGGCCCTTGGTGATGAACGCGCCCGCGACCAGCGCGTTCTCCCGCTGGAGCAGCTCCATGCCGCGGCCCGCGTGCCGGGTGGACTGCGTCCAGTCGTAGAGCGCCGAGTCGTCGATGGCCACGAGGCTGTCGTAGAGCCGGTGCATGTTGTCGACCATCGTGCCGTACCCGTTGACCGCGGCCAACCGGTCGACGGACCGGGCGTCGACCGCGGCGCGCAGCCCGCCGAGCCCGCCGAGCGCCCGCAGGACCGCGGAGACGCGCGACTCCATCTCGGCGTTCGTGGCGCTGCGCGCGGCGTCGGAGGTGGCCTTGCGGCGGAAGTTCTCGACGGCGTCGTCGAGGCGCGAGCGCTGCGACACCAGGGCGGCGGGGATGCCGCCCGCGGCCTGGCGCGGGGTGCTGAGGAACACGGCCGAGGCCAGCCGCTCCTTGCCGAGCTCGACCAGGACGCCCTGCCCGCTCGGCGCGAACTCGCGGTCGAGCGTGTGGTAGCGGCGCTGGGCGAGCGCGTCGCGGCCGGTGATGATCGCGGCGTATCCCCAGAGCGCGACGAGCGAGAGCAGCGGCACCAGCAGCAGCGCGGTGACCTTCGAGCGGATCGACCGCCTACGGGGGGATTTCATGTGACCTCGAACGTCCGGCACGGAGGGCCCCTGGATCATAAAGGCCGCCCGCGACGCCCCCGCAACCCCTTTGACGGCATTCGGCCGCATTGCCGCAATTCCTTGCCACCTGCGGCGATGTGCGGAGGCAAGACGATCTTGTCGAACCTGAGACAAGAGGATAGCGGCAAATCCGGACAATTTGCTTCATTTCCCCCTGTCGCTCCGCGACAATGCGCCATACTCTGCTTCTTCACCACCGCTCGCGCCGCGACCGGTCCGGGAAGGAGATCCACGATTCCTACAGGCAACGACGACGGCCGGGCCGGGAGGACGGCTCCCGGGCCGGAGGGCGTTACGATGCCCGCCGTGAGTCCCGAAAGCCAGGCATCCGAGGCATTGCCGTCGCGACGGCGCCGCACACCCCGCGGCGGCCGTCACCGCGGCGACGAATCCTTCCTGCTGCCCCCCGGATCCCCCACGCTCGTCCTCGCCGTCCCCGGACCCGCCCGGCGGGCCGGAACCGACATCGCCGCCGAGCTCGCCCACCTCGTCGAACTGGAGCACACCGGGCAACCGGCCTACGTCGGCCACCTGGAGGGCGACGAGGCGAGCCTGCAAGCCGCGCTCGCCGGGATCCGGCCGCAGGGCGACGAGCTCGCGGCCGTGGTGGTGCCGCTGTCCACCGGGCCCGACCCGGCGCTCGACGCCGCCGTGCGCGCCGCCGTGGCGGCCGCGCCCGTGCGCACCGTCGCCGCCGAGCCGCTCGGCCCGCACCCGCTCATCGCCGAGGCGCTGCACGACCGGCTCGCCGACGCGGGGCTCGCCCGCGCCGACCGGATCAGGTTGATGACGATGGTGACGGCCGCGTCCGGTGTGATCGTCGCCACCCCGGGCGGCGCGACCGCCGTCCGGCAGGCCGAGGTCACCGGCGTGCTCCTGGCCTCCCGCCTCGCGGCCCCCGTCTTCACCGCCTCGCTGAACGACGAGGCGTCGGTGAAGGCCGCCTACGAGCAGCTGCGCGCGGCCGGCGCGGCGTCCATCGCCGTCGCCCCGCACCTGATCGGGTCCGAGCCGGAGACCGCGCTGATCACAGCGGCCGCCGCCACGGTGGGCTCCGCCCACTCCGCGCCCCTCGGCGCCCATCCGGCCCTGGCCCGCCTGGCCGCCCTCCGCTACGTCGAAGCGCTCTCCACCGCGCTCGCCGACTAGGTCGTGTTTCAGAGTCCCGGCCCACTGCGCTCGCCGGGCGGCTCGCTACGTGACCTGGCCTTGGCGAACGCGGCATCGCTTCGCGATCTGCCCGGTGTCGCTCGCCTCCGGCGTCG encodes:
- a CDS encoding sensor histidine kinase — protein: MGPRFSSIRARISLLVLVPLLALASLWVFLTGFTYGDANQLLQSRDFQEKTVLPTQHLIDALQKERRLTMAELGGARTDAGVMRTQRQATDEASDKVREGARDGGLRGSILPLVVERLDAFVERIDTLRGVRQSVDQRVADRERVLREYSGIIDAGFAVYNATTPGDGSITAHARTLASFGRAREFMSREDALLTGALAAGHITSAERGEFAQLVGAQRMLYADNAPNLPHDDHGRYERLAASPPFVQLRTLEDQVIRGAEPPRTAVRKTREAGAQPAAGARNGQPAAHAPHAPVIDPAIWRSLADTANGRLFQLENKVLDDVADHGQHIAIGAFTRLGLAGGVGLIAIVLSALLAVRVSRRLLEECRTLASGVVDFTRTRLPLLAEQIRAGAPVEPEAAPELDYRITEIRQIAESFDRAREAVLVAAEGEVAARRGISEVFVNLARRNQALLHRQLSLLDTMERRTEDPSELSDLFRLDHLATRMRRHAEGLVILAGKTAGRGWRRPVPLVDVVRGAVAEVEDYPRVRVQPLPRVSLLGSAVADVIHLLAEVVENATTFSPPQSPVRVSGQAVASGFAIEVEDRGLGMTEEALRRANERLAHPPEFDPSDSAQLGLFVVARLAERQDITVTLRPSPYGGTTAIALIPSSLIVESAEPEPSAVRRATGPMQKLPSPAAALPAAARPAAAPGRGESAGVVRLVAEAEPYRPEPGPLAPRPAAPAEEPEPAAPRRAETPPAPARAEPPPEPAPPLREGELPKRRRQQHLAPQLKERVDAHLAAQGQAPPPAAEPAAPPAAPAPEPAVPLAAPVPMDAMDAPADGTGRDTAGTVPTDEDPDDGAARSPESMRSMMSAMQLGWQRGRQDAADAEAAGNEGDQEDDAP
- a CDS encoding GTP-binding protein; this translates as MDSARSDRPPARPGLAARPLVTTKILIAGGFGAGKTTLVGSVSEIRPLHTEEPLSDRGTGVDDVSGVDAKATTTVAMDFGRITLSDQLLLYLFGTPGQERFWFMWDELAAGAIGAVVLADTRRLTGSFPAIDYFERRGVPFVVAVNCFDGERTHRPSDIAIALDLDPGVPVVLCDARRRESSKEVLVTLMEHVLSWPDDEDEAPGGRKADHREPAT
- a CDS encoding DUF742 domain-containing protein, which produces MTPPGERWLDREAGPLVRPYAMTRGRTRPEGAGFELIAVVAATGVPPGDRLRYSPDHARVLRGCARPVTVVDLAADLGLPIGVVRVLLGDLRDKGLVAVVDEARPAEGRRPPTGVLREVLNGLRAL
- a CDS encoding roadblock/LC7 domain-containing protein, which gives rise to MMHNTVTGELNWLLNDFAQRVTTVRQAVILSRDGLAVAASNELAREDAEHLSALASGVQSLARGAGRHFAGGNVRQTIIEMDALLLFVTAAGDGTCLAVLAEAEADAGLVAYEMAVLVKRVGQHLQASPRFGTDTGGQGFGGAGGSAPRGF
- a CDS encoding sensor histidine kinase; this translates as MKSPRRRSIRSKVTALLLVPLLSLVALWGYAAIITGRDALAQRRYHTLDREFAPSGQGVLVELGKERLASAVFLSTPRQAAGGIPAALVSQRSRLDDAVENFRRKATSDAARSATNAEMESRVSAVLRALGGLGGLRAAVDARSVDRLAAVNGYGTMVDNMHRLYDSLVAIDDSALYDWTQSTRHAGRGMELLQRENALVAGAFITKGRMTAAEHRMFVEMVGEQRWQWTKQRSLLDPVVYRTGTAQVFASPRYQTFKAMEDRIADADPRRPIPVQPGEWQRTAQPLVLSVNAMVLGNSRRAGEHADDLGREAYLRLAAVGGLGLLAILLSVLLSLRFARGFVRELVGLRGSAEELAEQRLPGIVERLGRNETVDVAAEAPPLDAGRTAEVARLAEAFAKVQRTAVDAAVGQAELRAGVSRIFLNIARRNQSLLHRQLTLLDGLESRAEADDLEDLFRIDHLTTRMRRHAESLIILSGATPGRGWRRPVRFADVLRAAVSEIEDYTRATVLTDSEDGLVGAAVTDVVHLLAELIENAAAFSPPNTEVRVMAERVGTGYAVEVEDRGLGVKPEQLAEANRRLAEPPEYDLVDTDQLGLFVVARLAARHDITVTLHRSPYGGVTAIVLFPHELVVSAEEMAAGVPPPAHGPEDAPAALTGTAVDGGPEREAMLMAAPVPEGVVPLRDPAELARPADDPRHGQRNAPGHLEGAGGHLEAPPALPALTGPQAPASDPAPATPWGVPARPMPPAPPRPAPNPWSDDAHTPEAEGPGGAADEDTAEAAGEDWQPAGTHAGLPRRVRQRNLAPQLRKNPPSPPPPGGTANGAVARSPEEARSLMASIQQGWRRGRASDMGDEGTR
- a CDS encoding sirohydrochlorin chelatase, producing the protein MSPESQASEALPSRRRRTPRGGRHRGDESFLLPPGSPTLVLAVPGPARRAGTDIAAELAHLVELEHTGQPAYVGHLEGDEASLQAALAGIRPQGDELAAVVVPLSTGPDPALDAAVRAAVAAAPVRTVAAEPLGPHPLIAEALHDRLADAGLARADRIRLMTMVTAASGVIVATPGGATAVRQAEVTGVLLASRLAAPVFTASLNDEASVKAAYEQLRAAGAASIAVAPHLIGSEPETALITAAAATVGSAHSAPLGAHPALARLAALRYVEALSTALAD